TTACGTCTCGTTTAAGTTTACCTGGAACGAGGGAAGCGATCGCAAGCAAGACGCTGTAATGACTAGAGAAGAAAGTCAAGCTGACATTTTAAAAAATATTTCATTGAGGCTTAACCCTACTCTATTACCCAGCCAACTTAAAGGGAATTGAAGCGATTGAAAAAGTATTGCCAGGTGTCCCTCAAGTGGCACTTTTTTATCGGGATATCTGCCCTAGATTCAGAGTGCCGTTTCAGAAGGCAACTAACGCGCTCAATTGCGTTAGTTGTCTATATCCATTCGCTTCTCAGGCACATTGGGGCGATGCTGACTTCACTCGGCAGTTTTGGGTTTAAAACTCGACTCGAAAAAATGAGCGATCGCCGATAGATGAAGACATTGCTAGCGACGAGTCAGCCATGCGCGTCTTAGTTGTGCAGGCGCAAGAAGATTGGGCGATCGCTTACTGCAACTGCGGGCTAGAACCTGTCAAAAACAACCCTTGAAATACGCCCGTAGAGAAATTCAACAACTAAGTCAGGCACTTTAAATTGATAAAACTAACTTATCTCTACCTGTAAGAGCAGTAACGCCGCCTATTCCCATTAAAATCAAAGCAACTATAGCGTTCAATTGCTTGGAAGATACAAAGCCTCTGGGTTAAGCGTGGCATTGAGCGAATTGGGATTATCGCCGCACAACACCGTAGGCGTTGGCGATGCCGAAAACGATAGCGCCTTGCTGAACCTGTGCGAGTGTGGCGTCGCCGTCGTCAACGCCCTGCCCATGCTCAAAGAGATTGCCGATTTTGTCACGAAGGGCGATCGCGGTGCTGGGGTAATCGAATTGATTGACCATCTGCTGGCTTCGGATTTATCCGAACTTCAACCCTAGCTGCAATGACACAACATCCTGCTCGATAGCTGAGAAGCGGTCAACGTTTGTCTACCTGTCGTAGTCGATGGAGTCATTCCGCCTACCTTCTAGCTGCGGGGGCAGAAACTCAGAACGCCGTCTGTGAGATAAGGTTGGCGGAGGGGGCTGGATGGGGTGAATCACTTGTACTGTCCGGGGAGGACGCTGCTGTTGCGACAGCAAAGCAAAGGCTGCTGCCAGCACAACCCCACTAATGACAGTGAGAACCATGCCTCCTACTGCCCAGAGGATGCCTGTCAGCATGGGATTTAACGGCTGTTGCTCTTGAACAGCAGGCAAGGCTTGGGTTGGGTTGACCGGCGGAGGATAGACATTTGCTTTTGCCTGCGTAGTCAGAGCCTCAATCACCATTTGCTGATTCCGCAGCTGGGCTTTCACCTGTTCGGTTTCACTTTGTTGCTGTTCCAGCCGATCTTTTAGCCTTTGAGTTTCGCTCTGCTGCTGTAAGCAATAGGGAGTCGTATCCGGTGAGACACCAGCCGCAGTTGGAGGCGGAGGCGGCAGCTGCGGCATCGTGCCGTAGGGCTGTCCTGGCTGCGGTGGCGAGGGCAGGTAAGTCGGCAGGTTGGCTTGACTGGGATTCCCGCCAGTTCTAAGCAAGACGAAAGCTGCAATTCCGGCGAAGGCAGCCCCGGCCAGAAATGCTGTACTCTTTTCACTCATCGCTCTTGCTTTTCAACGGTAACTGAACCACAAATAGTCGCAACTGATGCACTCCGAGAATCATAACTTAACACCCTACTCAAATCGGGTTAACTTAGCAACTAAATTAGCAACTGAAGTAGATGGGATAGGGAGGCGTTTGTTACGACCTCGTATATGCTCTTACATTCAAAACCACATCATGTCAGTTGTCCAGCTAAAAAAAAATTGTAGAGATTTAAGAAGCAACGAATTGACATCCGTACTTTATAGCGGTTCTCACTCAGGGGTGCAATCCACTTGGAACCTCGCCCTCAACCCCTCGCTATTCACCCGGCGGGGATATGGAACCCCTTTCCGCGGATGGGATAGGGTTAAACCGTAGTGCATCCAAACCAAAATCGCTAGATTTGCCACACCGCAGGGATGAGATGCCTTCGTGTTTCCCTTGGGGTTGGGGAAGGCGTTGGGGAAAGTTAACTATAAGCAAAATTAATCGGTAGCTCTATGAGAAAGCCGGTTTGACCCGATCCACTCTCAACCCAGATTTCGCCTCCTAAATGCTCTGTCAGTTTCTTCACCAGTGCCAGCCCCAAGCCAGTTCCGCCTTGCTTCCAGGGATCGGCATTGGGAACTCGGTAAAATTTATCAAAAATCCGGGTTAGCTCGCTCTGAGGAATTTCAGCCCCAGAATTTTTGACACTCAATTGAAGAGTTCCCGATTTCGCTTCGGCGGTGAGGACAATTTTTTCTCCTGGGGGAGTGTATTTACAAGCATTGTTGAGCAACTCTGCGAGGATGCGTTCCAAACTAGATGAATCGGAAACTAAACGAGGTAATTGAGAAGGGATGTCAACCTGCAAGATTTGTTGGCGGTTTTGGGCACGCTCTTGAAAAGGTTTTACAATTTGGGGCAACCAGAGATGAAGTTCGATGACGTCTAAATCCAGGGGTCGCGTCCCTGCCTCTAGGCGTTGTAAATCAAGCAAATCGTTGATTAAATCGGTTTCCCGTTTGCATTCCTTCTGCAATATCTGCAAGTAGAGACTGACTTTGCTGACCTCTGTAGGGGGTTTTGGTATTTTGGCATCCAAGACACCCTCGCGCTTGAGGGTGATTTCCAACATCTGAGCTGCCATTTTCATGTTGGATACGGGCGAACGTAATTCGTGAGAAACGGTGCTGAGGAATTCATCTTTGAGCCGATTGAGTTTTTCTAGTTCCTCCACTTGTGCCAGGGATGCTTGATAAAATCGGGCTTGACGGATTGCGATCGCGCATTGATTCGCCACTTGTTGCACCAGCCGGATCTCTAGTTTTTTGAAGGTATAGTCTGGGCGATGGAATAACCACAAATCCCCCAGCACTCCTTGATCGTCCAATATCGGGCAAGCCAACATCGCCACCTTACTCCGGACAAAGTCGGGACTGATTGAACAAGATTGGAAACATTTACCTTGTCGTAGAGGAGCGTAAATTTCCGGGAAGTCTGCCATTTGCATCACCTGACCCTGCGAGGAAGGCATTGAGGTGGCGTACTCGTAGCAAATTGTGGCAGTTTCTTGCTCCAGGTTGTAGAGCGAAGCATGACAGCTGCCCATATTAAATGAAAGCGCTAACTCTCGAACGGCTACCTGTAAAATCTGGCTTTCGTCGAGACTATCGCGGACTTTGTCGGTGATGCGTTTTAGCACGGCTTCAAAGCCAAGCGCTTTTTGCAGTTGGGTCGTCCGTTGTTGCACTTGGCGTTCTAGATTGGCGTTCAGCTGCTGCACCTGCTTAAACAGGGTGGATTGCCCAATCGCGATCGCCAGTTGAGCCGCGAATGCACAAACCAGGTCTACCTCTGAATCTTGCCAGTAGCGAGGACGACCTTCCATCGATAGTGTTAAGATTCCCCAGAGGTCTCCTTGAAAGTGTATCGGTACCAACAACCAAGCACCCGGATAAGCCTCTGCTAGAGGCTTATTCCCCTCATCCTCGATAGTCTGAGTATCGTGAATGGAAACCACTTGTAACTGCTTGAGTTGCCCTCCCAACAAATTGTCTACATCTGGAAATTCCATACCCAGCCTGCTCGACAAACTGGAACCTTGATAGTAAAGTGCCACATTCAGCCAAACCTGCCGCTGCGGAAGATATTGCAGGATGGAAACGTGGTCGATGTGCAAAAGCTGACCAATTTCCGTTGTGGCTGTGGCAAAAATTACTTCTAATTCTAGAGAGCTACGAATTGCAGAAATAGACCGATTCAGTGCTTGCTCGCGCTGAGCTTGCTGTTGCATTTGGTTGTAGAGTTCGGCTTGCTGAATTGCGATCGCTACCTGGGTTGCCAGTGAACTAAGCAAATCAATTTCCAACTGTTGCCACTGTCGGGGTTGCGAACAATCATGAGCAATTAGCAGTCCCCACAATTCCTCTCCTTGCAGAATCGGGACTATCAAGCTGGCTCTAACTTGAAGCCGATGTAGTAAATCGATGTGACACTGACTCAACTCGGCTGTATAAATATCTTCTATAGTTTTAGTGCGACCCTGTTGGTACTGGACATAGACTTGTTCAAAGCAAGGATCGTGGATTGTTGTTCCCAGGATTGGAGTCCAACCGTTGGCGACAGACTCCACTACCACGACTCCACTCCAGTCCGGCTGAAAGCGGAAAACGATCACTCGATCGGAGGCGAGAAATTGCCGGACTTCAGACACCGTCGTGTTGAGAATCTCGTCTAAATTTAAAGACTGACGGATGCGTTCTAGCATCGCCCTCAGCAGTCGTTCCCGCTCGGTTTGCTGTCTTAGTGACTCTTCCGCGGCTTTGCGATCGCTAATATCGCGCACAATGACTAAAACTTCATCTTCCCCACTGACAACTAGCCGCGCCTCGTAATCGTGCAAATAGCCATTTTTGGGAAGCTGATACTCGAAGATTTGGATTTCGTTCGTAGAAAGTGCTTGCTCCACATGGTATTTGGCTTTCTCAGCGACTTCTGTGGGCAAAACCTCGTCTAACTTTTTACCTAAGAATTCCTGAGCAGGTAAGAACGTATCAAAGTCTCTAGCTGCTTTGACGTCCAAATAAGTGCTATCTTTGCTAATTCGGAAGATCAAATCCGGGATGGCACTTATAAGAGCGCGATTTTTTGCTTCGCTTTTGCTTAGTGCCTCTTCTGCCTGTTTGCGCTCGGTAATGTCAGTCTGAATCCCCACAAAACCGATTAGATTCCCTTGTGGACTCCCGATTGGGGAAAGATAGAGTTCGTTCCAGAAAAGGGTGCCATCTTTGCGATAGTTGCGTAAGGTGACATGGCATTCTCTAGCTTCCCTAATCGCCATTCGTAGCTCATCAAGTGCTGGCTGAGCAGTGTCAGCGCCCTGCAAGAAGCGGCAGTTGTACCCTATGATTTCCTCAGCAGAGTAGCCTGTTAAACGCTCAAAACTTGGATTGATATAAATAATTGGATTATCTGGTTGATTGGAGTCGGTAAGGACAATGCCATTGCAGCAATCACGGAGAACCTGCTCCAGTAAATGTAGACGTTCCTGTGCTTGTTTGCGCTCAGTTATGTCATCGCAAACCAGGAGGACAACTCTATCCGTATTCGTTCTTTGTACAATGCTAGCGGTAACATTTACCCAGAAAATGCTGCCGTCTTTGCAACAGGCGCGCAATTCCCAACTAGTAACCAAAGCGTTTGACTCGATCCCTGAACTCAACTCAAATGCTTCTTGAATTGCTTGTTGCAAAAACTGAGCAAACTCAGTTTTTAACTTTTCTCGCTCGTCAGGAGCAAAAGTGCTGAAAATTGTTTTTCCAACCAACTCTTGGACGCTATAACCAAGACGAGCCGCTCCAAACTGATTAACCCCAACAACGACTCCTTCTGAATCCAAAGTAAAGTGAATACAGGGAGTCTTGTTGTACAGTGTTCGGTATGCTTCTAGTTCAGCTCTCGTGTTCCGCAGTTCTTCCTCAAGTTGGGGACGTTCTACATCTGCACCTGCAATAGTTTGTTGTAACTCTCCAGAAGCACCTTCACCTTGTAAATAGTCATGCCCAATTGGCTGGTGATTTGCGTCCATTTTGTAATCTCTTACCCCTTTTTTTTCATAGAGATAGAGGGACTAAATTTTTTATCTTTGTTTATCAAAAAACTAATTTAATGGACTAAATAGCAAGTTGTTTGATGGGTTTGAATGCCTCAGTTATGGCTATGTAATGTTAAATGCTATACCAACTCAATCGTTCGCTTTCTAAAAAGGCTATGTCTATCATAGATATTTGAGCCAGCAATTATAATAACTCATTGCAGCTCGATAAAAAACATTACCTCCTGAGAAAACCTAAGTAATGGCTCTTTTACGTTAGAATTTCCTAACTGATTTTAAAATTGGTTTTTGTTTATACTAAACAATATTTACTTTTAAGCTCATAAAGAAATATATATTTATGTTTAATTTATTATAGTTGTAGAGCGGTCATAAAAGTAGCGAACCACGCTTTTCTCTACACTTTAACCATTATTTGCGAGAGAAGTGCTAGAAAATAGCCATTAACAATAGACTAGGAACTGGAAATCAACCAAACTCTGCTAACCGTGAATGACTAATATGAGCGCACAAACAGAAGAACCAATTACCTACGAAGGCGGCTGTCACTGTGGCGCAGTCCGCTTTCGGGTAATCGTTGACGAACATAAGGCAGATGACTGCAACTGTTCCATCTGTAGGAAGAAGGGATTTTTACATCTAATTGTGCCGTCCGAACGTTTTACCTTGCTAAGCGGTGCAGACTTATTGACAACCTACACCTTCAACACGGGTGTTGCTAAGCACACCTTCTGCCGTATTTGTGGGATTCACCCTTTTTATCGTCCCCGTTCCCATCCCGAATCTATTGATGTCAACGTGCGTTGTCTGGATGAGGATGTGGTGTCTCGCTTTCGCATTGTGCCTTTTGATGGGGTTAATTGGGAACAAAACGTACACCTAATTCGCTCTGAAGCATCGGACACGGATTAATAAATCCTCTCACCCAGCTTATCTATCATTGTAGGTTGGTTTGAGGTCATGTAGACGGAGTCTTCAAGAGAGAGTGACCCAACAAAAACTAAGGGAGGTGTTGGGTTTCGTCTTTGTGCGAAACCCAACCGGAAAGTCTGAAGTGAGTGCGAATCAATTTAAGTAGCTGGAACCTGCGAAAATTAACATTTTGCCCGATTGACTACCATTTATCGCAGTCCTCTCCAAACTATTGGGGAGAAAGCCAGCTTGGCGCTGAAATCAAGAGAATTGAGGAGCGTGAATCTTATCTGCCTGCATGAGGACAAAATAGGTAAGATTGTTTTCATAAAATACGCTTATGGTTTTATTAAAATTATTTTTAATTATTAATTTTGTTTCAATCTTGGCTGAATTATTAAATTGAAATTGTAAAAAGCTTAGCCGTAGACAAAGCAAGAAGAAAGTATAGAGTAACGTCTAATAAAAAATCCGAATTCAGGAGCGGACAAAAATTATCATTATTCCTAGCAATGCGGCAGATTTTAGCTGAAAAATACTTCTTTTAGAGAAAAAACTAGAAGTAATGAATCTATTTTTCTACTGTCTACTACCAATTTTGCCGTCTCTCCCCTCGCACGCTCAATTGCTAAAGAATCTGCCAACCCCAAAACTAGCGATGAATGTATCTCAAGCGAAAGAGCACGCAAAATAACCACCTAAGAAAGTTACAGCCAAGGCTTAAATATGGTACAGAAGGACTAGAGTGACAAAGGACTAAAGCAAAATAACCGCTCGATCGAAATGGCAGAGCGATACTCACAGTCAGTTACGAACACTAGAATGCAAATAGGGACAGGAGGCATTTATTTCTAAAAGCCATGCAGGCTTGAAGTGGCAAAAGCAGGCTGTTATCGGACAGCAGGGCTAGGGTAACGCAAGCAAATGTTTACGCGGTAAGTATTCCCATACGTCGTAGCGATCGCTTGTTAAGATCGGTAAGTTTTAACCATTCCAACCTTTTAATTAAGCTTTTTACTTTCTAACCTGACAACGTTCCTGTGATAGATCGGCTTTCAAAGGGGAATTTCCATACAGTGCGATCGCACCTAAGACGCACTGCTGCCTTAATCTTGGGACAACCAGCACTGGTGGTCAGTGTGGTGGTCTCCCTCTTAGTGCTGGGAGTCCGGCAACAAGGTCTGCTGGAGACGCTGGAACTAGGTGCTTATGACCAGATGATGCGGTTACGACCAGCCGAAGAGCCAGATCCCCGGATCTTGGTAGTTGCTGTTACCGAAGCAGACATCCAAACCTACAAGCAATATCCCCTGTCTGACGAACGAATGCATCAGATGCTGGCAAAACTGCTGGCAAACGAGCCGCGTACTGTCGGGCTAGATATTTATCGCGATTTGCCAGTAGAACCAGGTCATGCGGCATTCTCCAAGCTGATGAGTAGCGATCGCCGCATCGTTCCGGTGTGTGCCGTCAAAGAGTCGGAAGGTCCTGGCACTCCACCACCACCCAATATTGCTGATGACCAGGCTGGCTTTGCCGATATCGGGAGGACTGATTCTGATGGCGTTATCCGTCGGGGTTTGTTATTTGTCTCTCCCTCCGCTCACAAGCCTTGTCCTAACCCGAACTCCTTTAGCTTCCAACTGGTTCAACGTTACTTGGAAAAAGAAGGAATCGTTGCTTCAGACACCCCACCTCTCCGTTGGAACAACACTGTCTTCAAACCTCTGGAGCCTAATGATGGAGGATATCAAGGTCTGGATGCACGGGGGTACCAAATCCTCATCAATTACCGCTCTGCCAATCGCCCTTTTAACCAGGTAACGATGAGTCAAGTCCTCAACGGTCAGTTTGACCCTAGCTGGGTAAAAGACCGCATCGTTCTCATCGGGGTTACTGCTTCCAGCATTGATGACGCTTTCTATACTCCCTACAGCGGCTCACAGAAGGGAAATCGGAAAATGCCTGGGGTTGTCACTCATGCCCATCTGGTAAGCCAGATGCTCAGTGCTGTCCTGGATGGACGTCGTTTATTTTGGTTCTGGTCGGATTGGGGAGAAGCTTTGTGGGTGCTGGGTTGGTCTGTAACTGGCGGGTTGATGGCTTTGCGGCTGCGGCATCCAGGGCACTTGTTACTGGGACAGGGAGCCGCGCTGGGTGTCCTGTTTGGGTCGTGTTGGGTGCTGTTTACCCAGGCGGGATGGGTGCCAGTGGTTCCCTCTGCGATCGCGTTGGTGGGTACAGCTGCCGGTGTCGTGGCTTATAGCTCTCACCAAGCCGAACAAAATCAGAAAAAAATCGCGCTTCTGGTTCAGGAACAGCAATTCAACCTGGCGCAGATGCAAGCACTTCTCCAACAGAAGAATCAGGAACCACAGACTGAGGAAGAAGCAGAGGTAGCAACTGCGATCGCGCCAGCTCCCCTATCAGTTCTGCCTAATCGCGATGATTATGATGATGATGATGAGACTCAGCCGTGGCAGCCTAGCTTAGATGTAATTACAGAACCTGAGCGACTGGAGCGCCAGCGATTATTAGATTCCTCTCCCGTAAAGTACGGCGACTCCCTGCGACCATCTCTATTGATGGGACGCTACAAGATTCTTCGACCTCTGGCTTCGGGCGGGTTTGGTCATACGTATTTAGCCGAAGATACCATGCGACCTGGTAAGCCCCAGTGTGCGGTTAAGCATTTAATGCCTGCGCTTCGGGATGAAAAATTCTTGAAATTGGCAAAACGGCTATTTTTTACAGAAGCCGCCATTCTGGAAAGCTTGGGGCACCATTCTCAGATTCCGCAGTTACTTGCCTATTTTGAAGAAAACGAAGAATTCTATTTAATTGAAGAATTTATTAAAGGTCATCCGCTCACGGATGAACTATTGATAGATAAGCGCCTACCGGAAGCGCAAGTGGTGGAAATCCTGTGCGGGGTGCTGGAAATTCTGGTATTTATCCATGAAAATCAAGTCATCCACCGGGATATTAAGCCGAGTAATATTATTCGCCGAGAAAAAGACGGTCGCTTAGTTTTAATTGACTTTGGTGCCGTGAAACAGATTCAGCCCCAAGAAGAAAGCGAACAGGAAAACCGCACCATTGCTATCGGCACCCGTGGTTATACTCCGGCTGAGCAATACGACGGACACCCTAGGTTCAGCAGTGATATCTACGCCTTGGGCATGATTGGGGTGGAGGCAGTGACGGGGATACCGCCTAGTAAGCTGGAAACTGACCGGAACACCGGCAACATTAATTGGCGCGAATTTGCCTCAGTGCGAGACGAATTTGCCGAGATTTTGGATAAGATGGTGCACTTCCACTTTGTGACTCGTTACCAGTCAGCTACAGAGGTGCTACAGGAGTTGAAACGGCTTCCTAGCGCTCCCGCGTAAACATCATCCGGTAGTCAGGCGGTAGTCAGGATGTGGGTGCTACAGGTGAGGGGGGATTGACATCGTTTGAAAAATGTTTTACACGAAGATTTGCCTAAAAAATGCGATCGCTTCAGAAAAATTGAACCCATGCCGTTTAGCAAAATTCTGAATTCACTCATCTTCAATGGATTCGGAATTTTCGGTTCGGATGAAGCGAAAAGTGGCACAATGAAAGGCGGTGAATAATAAGATGGGTAACAATTCTGTGAGTCCGACAGCCTCAGCGTCCCCTACGGCACGCCGTGTCGTTTTTCCTTTCACTGCTATCGTGGGTCAGGAAGAGATGAAACTGGCCTTGCTGCTGAATGTGATTGACCCCTACATTGGCGGCGTGATGATTATGGGCGATCGCGGAACGGGCAAATCCACCACGATCCGGGCTTTGGCTGACCTGTTGCCAGAAATCGAAGTCGTTGCCGATGACCCGTTTAATAGTCATCCAAGAGACCCCGATTTGATGAGCGACAGCGTGCGCGATCGCTTGGCGAAACAGGAAGAAATTCCCGTCGCCCACAAAAAAGTGACGATGGTTGACCTGCCGCTCGGTGCGACAGAAGACCGCGTCTGCGGCACTATCGACATTGAAAAAGCTTTATCCCAAGGAGTCAGAGCCTTTGAACCTGGACTCCTCGCGAAAGCCAACCGAGGCATTCTCTATGTGGATGAAGTCAACCTACTTGACGACCACCTAGTCGATGTGCTGCTCGACTCAGCGGCAAGCGGCTGGAACACCGTCGAACGGGAAGGAATTTCTATCCGTCACCCGGCGAGATTTGTGCTAGTCGGTTCCGGCAACCCGGAAGAAGGCGAACTGCGACCTCAACTGCTTGACCGCTTTGGAATGCACGCAGAAATTCGCACGGTGAAGGAACCGGCGCTGCGAGTGGAAATTGTAGAGCAACGGGCTGAGTTTGACCAAAATCCCCCGAAGTTTCTGGAAAAATATCTTCCGCAGCAACAAGCATTGCAACAAAAGCTCGTCAGCGCTCAGGAACGCCTGTCCTCGGTGACGATGGACTATGACTTGCGGGTGAAAATCTCCGAAGTTTGTTCGGAGTTGGATGTAGACGGCTTACGGGGCGATATGGTTACGAACCGAGCCGCTCGCGCGATCGCTGCCCTAGAAGGACGCACTGAAGTCACCGTAGACGATATCCACCGCATCATCACCCTGTGTCTGCGTCACCGGCTCCGCAAAGACCCCTTGGAGTCGATTGATTCCGGCTATAAGGTAGAAAAAGTGTTTGGTCGCGTCTTTGGACTGGAAGCGCCCTCAGCAGAAACCAACGCAGCTACAGCGAATGGAGTTCGTCAGAGTGTTCGGTAATCAGGACTGAGAGTGTGTTGAGTGTTGAGTGATTAGAGAGTTTTTCGATTCAACGCCCATAAATTAAAATTAAAATTTTTAATTTATGAGCGTTGAATTTTGAGTTATAAAAGAGTTCTTTAATTCAAAACTCAAAACTCAAAACTTTTTACCAATCCCCAATCTTTCTATGGCAGAGCCACTCATCGAACTGAAGGGAATTTCTAAATCCTTTGGCAACAATGTCATCTTAGATGGGGTCGATCTGACAATTTATCGGGACGATGCGCTGGCAATTATTGGCCCCTCCGGGACTGGTAAATCGACGATTTTGCGGATTATTGCGGGACTTTTGGCTCCTGATTCTGGTGAAGTTTATATCCTGGGAAAGCGACGTCGCGGCTTAATTGAAGATGCCGAAGATCCCCTTGGAATTGGGATGGTGTTCCAACAAGCGGCTTTATTCGATTCGCTGACGGTGGAAGAAAATGTCGGCTTTCTGCTGTTTCAGCGTTCTAAACTGTCGCGTCGGCGGATACGAGAATTGGTGGAGGAAAAGCTAGAGATGGTTGGGTTGCCAGGGGTTAGCGATCGCTACCCCTCGCAATTATCGGGTGGAATGCGAAAGCGGGTGAGTTTCGCCCGTGCGATTATGTCCAATCCAGACCATCCCCAAGACAACCCAGAAGTTTTACTCTATGATGAGCCTACTGCTGGTCTTGACCCCATTGCTTCCACAGTGATTGAAGATTTAGTTCGTCAGTTGCAGGAAATACCAGACAGTTGTAGCAGTTATGTCATGGTGACGCACCAAGAAAGCACCATTCGCCGCACTGCTGACCGAGTGATATTTCTCTATCAGGGACAGGTACAGTGGGAAGGTGCCGTCAGCGAGATTGATACCACCCAAAATCCTATCGTTCAACAATTTTTTAGTGGAAGTGTAACCGGCCCAATTCACGTCATCGGCTAAAATCAATTAAAAATTAAAAATTAAAAAAGGCAGAATTTTTAATGTAAGCATTTTTAATTCTTAATTGTTAATGGTATGAGGAGAACAGATGCGATCGCGAACGGTTCGAGAAGGCTCCGTCGGTTTGTTAATCCTGCTGTCCCTTTTCTTGTTTGGGGGTCTGATTTTGTGGATACGCGGGATGAACCCCGGTAGCCGTAGCTACACAGTCGTGGCAGAATTTGTCAATGCTGGCGGGATGCAAGCTGGCGCACCCGTCCGCTATCGCGGCGTCAATGTTGGGAAAATTACTGCCATCAACCCAGGCTCGAATGGCGTCGATGTGGTGATGGAAATTGCACCGGCTGACTTACTGATTCCGCGTGATGTCGTCGTTGAAGCCAATCAATCCGGTCTGCTCAGCGAAACTTCGATTGACATTACTCCCCTGAAGCCCTTCCAGCCAGACGCGAAGGTAGCGAATCCGCTCGATCCGCAATGCCAGTCTAGCCTGATTGTTTGTGACGAGGATCGTCTGCAAGGTCAAATTGGGGTCAGTTTTGATGAACTGCTTCGCAGCACCACCCGCATCGCCAATCTCTACAGCGACCCCGCATTCTTTGCCAACCTCAACTCAGTTGCTAAAAATACCAGCGTCGCCGCCGTTGGGGTATCTCAACTTACCCGCGAACTCACAGGTTTGAGTCGCTCAGTGCAACAAGAAATTAAAAACTTCTCAGTCGCAGCCAATTCAGTGACGAGTGCTGCCAATCAAACCAGCAATCAAGTTGCTTTGGCAGCCAATCAGATTTCTAGGACCGCGAATCAATATAGCGGGACTGCCACCCAGGTAAATCGGCTCGTCGATAATATGAATAGTCTGGTCGTAGGCAACCGCTCGACTCTCGTCAGTACCTTGAACAACTTTAGCCAAGCCAGCGAACAGCTGCGCCTGAGTGCAAGTAACCTAACAGGGCAAGTCAACCAGTTTGGAGGTGGACAACTACGGCGTAACTTAGAACTCGTGTCTGCAAATGCGGCGCAGGCGTCCATCAATGCAGCGCAA
The sequence above is a segment of the Coleofasciculus sp. FACHB-T130 genome. Coding sequences within it:
- a CDS encoding MlaD family protein, with the protein product MRSRTVREGSVGLLILLSLFLFGGLILWIRGMNPGSRSYTVVAEFVNAGGMQAGAPVRYRGVNVGKITAINPGSNGVDVVMEIAPADLLIPRDVVVEANQSGLLSETSIDITPLKPFQPDAKVANPLDPQCQSSLIVCDEDRLQGQIGVSFDELLRSTTRIANLYSDPAFFANLNSVAKNTSVAAVGVSQLTRELTGLSRSVQQEIKNFSVAANSVTSAANQTSNQVALAANQISRTANQYSGTATQVNRLVDNMNSLVVGNRSTLVSTLNNFSQASEQLRLSASNLTGQVNQFGGGQLRRNLELVSANAAQASINAAQASANFRDLSTALNSPTNLVVLQQTLDSARMTFENAQKITSDLDDLTGDEAFRNNLRNLVNGLSNLVSSTEDLQQQVQVAEVLEPGLPAVNPGTGIGTQQNNSLLPLASPSLTPIAQKKQLKSVQREPMGKALPSAYWEEESIQPLADSENKN
- the bchI gene encoding magnesium chelatase ATPase subunit I, translated to MSPTASASPTARRVVFPFTAIVGQEEMKLALLLNVIDPYIGGVMIMGDRGTGKSTTIRALADLLPEIEVVADDPFNSHPRDPDLMSDSVRDRLAKQEEIPVAHKKVTMVDLPLGATEDRVCGTIDIEKALSQGVRAFEPGLLAKANRGILYVDEVNLLDDHLVDVLLDSAASGWNTVEREGISIRHPARFVLVGSGNPEEGELRPQLLDRFGMHAEIRTVKEPALRVEIVEQRAEFDQNPPKFLEKYLPQQQALQQKLVSAQERLSSVTMDYDLRVKISEVCSELDVDGLRGDMVTNRAARAIAALEGRTEVTVDDIHRIITLCLRHRLRKDPLESIDSGYKVEKVFGRVFGLEAPSAETNAATANGVRQSVR
- a CDS encoding ABC transporter ATP-binding protein; this encodes MAEPLIELKGISKSFGNNVILDGVDLTIYRDDALAIIGPSGTGKSTILRIIAGLLAPDSGEVYILGKRRRGLIEDAEDPLGIGMVFQQAALFDSLTVEENVGFLLFQRSKLSRRRIRELVEEKLEMVGLPGVSDRYPSQLSGGMRKRVSFARAIMSNPDHPQDNPEVLLYDEPTAGLDPIASTVIEDLVRQLQEIPDSCSSYVMVTHQESTIRRTADRVIFLYQGQVQWEGAVSEIDTTQNPIVQQFFSGSVTGPIHVIG